In the genome of Tautonia marina, one region contains:
- a CDS encoding ferredoxin family protein, translated as MAHIVCEPCFDCKYTDCVVVCPVDCFYEGAQMLFIHPEECIDCEACVPECPVEAIFHEDNVPDEWKEFTPLNAEESLKCPVITEKKPALEGEGCTGKS; from the coding sequence GTGGCGCATATCGTCTGCGAGCCATGCTTCGACTGCAAGTACACCGACTGCGTCGTGGTATGCCCGGTCGATTGCTTCTATGAAGGGGCGCAGATGCTGTTCATCCACCCGGAGGAGTGCATCGACTGTGAGGCCTGCGTGCCGGAATGCCCGGTCGAGGCGATCTTCCACGAGGACAACGTGCCTGACGAGTGGAAGGAATTTACCCCGTTGAACGCGGAAGAATCACTGAAGTGTCCCGTGATCACGGAGAAAAAGCCGGCGCTGGAAGGTGAAGGTTGCACCGGCAAGTCCTGA
- a CDS encoding DUF1549 and DUF1553 domain-containing protein, producing MRLPSSFRFGSTVLALGCFVWSLPNLQAAPSSPQSLSIEPASIHLSDPSDRQQVVVTAHFADGSIRDVTSEATFSVDSDGLAHVSPSGVLTPRTGGGSTSLIVRFGAATAEASITVASTESPRPISYRQDVAAVFSKAGCNMGACHGNLNGKGGFKLSLRGDDPGLDLLTITRGVFARRIDTVAPESSLILLKGLGQLPHEGGRRFGPEDLEAHILRSWIAGGARDDLGSVPEVASLSIFPSDRINAAPSLTQQLVVTATFTDGSTRDVTRLAAFDLDDPTAVAVSPSGLVRRNGSGESVVSARFLGNHAVSRLAFLPDRASFAWDGPAPKTPFDEAVFAKLEALKIHASPPTPDHVFLRRAFLDAIGVLPTPDEARAFLDSDDPDKRAHLVDALLDRPEFADFWALKWADLLRNEEKTMGPKGVWAFQRWLRDQIAADVPLTNFAEALLTGSGSSWGNPPASFYRTNRDPETCAESFGQIFLGVRLQCARCHNHPFDVWTQDDYYGIAAAFANIERKEVNNTRRDRLNSHEINGDVLVHLKGTPRMTHPVTRERVAPTAPGGVLLEFADDNDARAALADWLTRHDEQFARNMANRVWFHLFGRGVVDPVDDFRSSNPPSNPALLDALTDAFITGGYRVKPLVRQIMTSAVYGLDSTPRPTNLDDEANFARARIKLLPAEVLLDAIASALDRPADLDGVPPGTRAVSLAGANTGPEFLDAFGKPDRLLTCECERSEETTLSQAFQLINGSSVRAILEDPNNRLGQLLDSQLSNEAKLDELYVASLCRPPTDEEVSGALDYLSSATNPRAAWEDIAWALVNSKEFLLRR from the coding sequence GTGCGACTCCCTTCCTCCTTCCGATTCGGATCGACCGTCCTGGCACTGGGATGCTTCGTCTGGTCGCTTCCGAACCTTCAGGCAGCCCCCTCCTCCCCCCAATCCCTTTCGATTGAGCCCGCCTCCATCCACTTGAGCGACCCGAGCGACCGCCAGCAGGTCGTCGTGACGGCGCACTTCGCCGATGGTTCAATCCGCGACGTCACGTCAGAAGCCACCTTCTCCGTCGATTCCGACGGTCTCGCCCACGTCTCACCGTCTGGCGTCCTCACGCCTCGCACCGGCGGCGGCTCGACCTCCTTGATCGTTCGCTTCGGAGCCGCCACCGCCGAAGCGAGTATCACGGTTGCCTCCACCGAATCCCCTCGGCCCATCAGCTACCGGCAAGACGTGGCCGCGGTCTTTTCGAAAGCCGGATGCAACATGGGAGCCTGCCACGGCAATCTCAACGGCAAAGGGGGCTTCAAGCTCTCGCTCCGCGGCGATGACCCCGGCCTGGATCTGCTCACGATCACCCGGGGCGTCTTCGCCCGTCGGATCGACACCGTGGCCCCTGAGTCCAGCCTGATCCTCCTGAAGGGCCTCGGCCAGCTCCCGCACGAAGGAGGCCGTCGCTTCGGTCCGGAAGATCTCGAGGCGCACATCCTCCGCTCCTGGATCGCCGGAGGCGCCCGGGACGACCTTGGCTCCGTCCCCGAAGTCGCCTCCCTCTCCATCTTCCCGAGCGATCGGATCAACGCCGCTCCCAGCCTGACTCAGCAGCTCGTCGTCACGGCCACGTTCACCGACGGCTCCACCCGAGACGTCACGCGTCTGGCCGCCTTCGACCTGGACGATCCGACTGCCGTCGCCGTCTCTCCCTCCGGCCTCGTCCGCCGCAATGGTTCGGGAGAATCAGTCGTTTCGGCCCGATTCCTCGGCAATCACGCTGTCTCCCGCCTGGCCTTCCTCCCCGATCGTGCCTCCTTCGCCTGGGACGGACCCGCGCCGAAAACCCCCTTCGACGAGGCCGTGTTCGCCAAGCTCGAAGCCCTCAAGATCCACGCCTCCCCCCCGACCCCCGATCACGTCTTCCTCCGTCGTGCCTTTCTCGACGCCATCGGCGTCTTGCCCACTCCCGACGAGGCCCGCGCCTTCCTCGATTCCGACGATCCCGACAAACGGGCTCACCTCGTCGATGCCCTCCTCGATCGCCCCGAGTTCGCCGACTTCTGGGCCTTGAAGTGGGCCGACCTGCTCCGCAACGAGGAAAAGACGATGGGTCCGAAAGGCGTCTGGGCTTTCCAGCGCTGGCTCCGCGACCAGATCGCCGCTGATGTCCCCCTGACCAACTTCGCCGAGGCCCTGCTCACCGGCTCCGGTTCCTCCTGGGGCAACCCCCCGGCCAGCTTCTACCGCACGAACCGCGACCCCGAAACCTGCGCCGAGAGCTTCGGCCAGATCTTCCTCGGCGTCCGCCTGCAATGCGCCCGATGCCACAACCACCCGTTCGACGTCTGGACGCAGGACGACTACTACGGCATCGCTGCCGCCTTCGCCAACATCGAGCGCAAGGAAGTCAACAACACGCGGCGCGACCGGCTCAACTCGCACGAGATCAACGGCGACGTCCTGGTCCACCTCAAAGGCACTCCTCGAATGACGCATCCGGTCACCCGCGAGCGGGTCGCGCCGACGGCTCCCGGTGGCGTCTTGCTGGAGTTTGCCGACGACAACGACGCCCGGGCCGCCCTCGCCGACTGGCTCACCCGGCACGACGAACAGTTCGCCCGGAACATGGCCAACCGCGTCTGGTTCCACCTGTTCGGCCGGGGGGTCGTCGATCCGGTCGATGACTTCCGATCTTCCAATCCCCCGAGCAACCCCGCCCTCCTCGACGCCCTGACCGATGCCTTTATCACCGGTGGTTACCGGGTCAAACCCCTCGTCCGCCAGATCATGACCTCCGCCGTCTACGGGCTCGACTCCACCCCCCGACCGACCAACCTCGACGACGAAGCCAACTTCGCCCGGGCCCGAATCAAACTCCTCCCCGCCGAGGTCCTGCTCGACGCCATCGCCTCGGCCCTCGACCGCCCGGCCGACCTCGACGGCGTTCCCCCCGGCACCCGCGCCGTCTCCCTTGCCGGCGCCAACACCGGGCCCGAATTCCTCGACGCCTTCGGCAAACCCGACCGCCTGCTCACCTGCGAATGCGAGCGATCCGAGGAAACCACCCTCTCCCAGGCTTTCCAGCTCATCAACGGCTCGTCCGTTCGCGCCATCCTGGAAGATCCCAACAACCGCCTCGGTCAACTCCTCGATTCCCAACTCAGCAACGAGGCCAAGCTCGACGAGCTTTACGTCGCCTCCCTCTGCCGTCCGCCGACCGACGAGGAGGTTTCCGGAGCCCTCGACTACCTCTCCTCCGCCACCAACCCCCGAGCCGCCTGGGAAGACATCGCCTGGGCCCTGGTGAATAGCAAGGAGTTCCTCCTCCGACGCTAG
- a CDS encoding DUF1501 domain-containing protein encodes MNRGCPDFQATALLSRRSLLRVGSLGLAGLSLPNVLRAASDPSKSYRPATAKNVIFLHQFGGPSHIDTFDMKPDAPEGIRGEFSPIASTVPGVNVTEHLPRFAQVMDKVAQIRSVHHRMKNHNSASYYSLTGHAPPLDDIRLRDTLELFPSYGSVVAKLRPSDDPAVPSYVSYPHVMRDGSVTPGQHASFLGKPYDPFFIGQDPNEPSFRLPELDLPESTPLSRLDDRRGLLELIDRQAQLLEYDATARGIDDFYGRALSMLASPRVKGAFDLSQEPDDLRDRYGRTTYGQSCLLARRLVETGVRFVTVYFSRSIGGNGSNGWDTHQDNFNDLKNRLLPITDQTVPTLIQDLDARGLLDETLIVWMGEFGRGPKIGDRDGKGRNHWPSCYTVLFAGGGTTGGAVYGSSDRIGGYPAIDPVPLESIAATMYHALGIDPETEVSDRLNRPLAIASQRPITEIFS; translated from the coding sequence ATGAACCGCGGATGCCCCGATTTCCAGGCCACTGCTCTCCTCTCGCGCCGAAGCCTCCTGCGCGTCGGGAGCCTCGGCCTCGCCGGCCTCTCCCTCCCAAACGTTCTGCGGGCGGCCTCCGACCCGAGCAAGTCGTATCGCCCGGCGACCGCGAAGAATGTCATCTTCCTCCACCAGTTCGGCGGGCCGAGCCATATCGACACGTTCGACATGAAGCCCGACGCACCCGAGGGGATTCGCGGCGAGTTCTCGCCCATCGCCTCGACCGTGCCGGGGGTCAACGTCACCGAGCATCTCCCCCGCTTCGCCCAGGTGATGGACAAGGTCGCGCAGATTCGATCGGTCCACCACCGAATGAAGAACCACAACTCGGCCAGCTACTACAGCCTGACCGGCCACGCCCCCCCGCTCGACGATATCCGCCTCCGCGACACGCTCGAACTGTTCCCCTCCTACGGCTCCGTCGTCGCCAAGCTTCGCCCGAGCGACGACCCAGCCGTCCCCTCGTACGTCTCCTATCCGCACGTGATGCGCGACGGCAGCGTGACCCCCGGCCAGCACGCCAGCTTCCTCGGCAAGCCGTACGATCCGTTCTTCATCGGCCAGGACCCCAACGAGCCCAGCTTCCGCCTTCCTGAGCTGGACTTGCCCGAGTCCACCCCCCTGTCCCGTCTTGACGACCGCCGCGGCCTGCTCGAACTGATCGACCGCCAGGCCCAGCTCCTCGAATACGACGCCACCGCCCGAGGGATCGACGACTTCTACGGCCGAGCCCTCTCGATGCTCGCCTCCCCCCGGGTCAAGGGGGCGTTTGATCTCAGCCAGGAACCCGACGACCTCCGCGACCGCTACGGCCGGACCACCTACGGCCAGTCCTGCCTGCTCGCCCGCCGCCTCGTCGAGACTGGTGTCCGGTTCGTGACCGTCTATTTCTCCCGATCCATCGGTGGCAACGGCTCAAACGGCTGGGACACGCATCAAGACAACTTCAACGACCTGAAGAACCGGCTCCTGCCGATCACCGATCAAACCGTTCCCACCTTGATCCAGGATCTCGATGCCCGCGGCCTGCTCGACGAGACCCTCATCGTCTGGATGGGCGAATTCGGCCGCGGCCCGAAGATCGGCGACCGCGACGGCAAAGGGCGCAACCACTGGCCCAGTTGCTACACCGTGCTGTTTGCCGGTGGCGGCACCACCGGAGGCGCCGTCTACGGCTCCAGCGACCGCATCGGCGGCTATCCTGCCATCGACCCCGTCCCTCTGGAGAGCATCGCCGCCACCATGTATCATGCCCTCGGCATCGACCCCGAAACCGAGGTCTCCGACCGCCTCAACCGCCCTCTTGCCATCGCCTCGCAGCGTCCGATCACCGAGATCTTCTCATAA